CAGGAATAGTACAGGGTTATGGGAAATTATACAGGTCTCTCATCTTGGGCATACCAGAGAAGGAAGAGGCCATTTCCCTTTCGCCTTTTTGTAGAATCGTTTTTAGGACTAGGAGAGTGTTCTGCATCGGTTCTGTTTCCTTTATCTCGTTTGAAATTCAGCCTTACTTGTCATTGAGGCACAAAGCTTCAAAGCAAGATTAGCGGACAACAGGCATGTCCCGTTTCTCATGTCTCTGTCATGAGACCCTTGTTATCATTTGCATTTGATATAAGTGAAGGTGATTGCAAGTGAAAAAAATCGTTGGAGTAGCTTTTCTCAatggaaaaataccaatttagtcataaatctattacactggTACCAATTTAATAGTCTCAAACTTTTttgcaattgtatcaattcattCCATGCAGTCAATTTAAGTCGAAAATTACTGATGTGGGCACTAGCGATATTATGTAGCATGATCAATCCTCGCAtcgacaaattttataatttttaaatatctttaaaaaaaaaattccctcttttcttttctttttttttttttttttctattcattgTTGGCCAACAAGGTCACCAGCCGACCATCATCGGCTATAGATGAAGGTGCGGAGGCCCTCACTCGTGGTAACTGAGGGCCGCAATGCTCTTGCCCAGATCCAAGCTAGGGCATCGCGCCCTCGCTTGCCATGAGCAAGGGCATCGCGCCCTTGCTAGTGGCCAGTAGGGGTAACCGGTATAATTCAGTCCAATAAAATTGATTacttagccaaaaaaaataaattaaaaatactaGATTTGTTACTATTTTATagataatttctattttaaaagaaattttaaaaatattttaaaaaagagttaGTTCGGTCCAATTCAATCTGCCCCCCACCTTGAAACTAGGAACCAAACCAAAAATCAcggttccattttttttagaaCTGAGAATAGGACCGATGCTTTCgagaaccaaaccaaactgGCAGGTTCGGTCTGGTCCGATCCAATCTAAGTGATTCTTAATTCAATTGATCTGATATGCTCACCTCTAGTGGTTGGCAAGCGCGCAGAGCCCCTCACCCATACTAGCCTACGGCCAGTGACCTTATCTGCTAACAAtgtgcagaaaaagaaaaaagaaagaaaaaaatttaaaagttctgaaaaaatatcaaaaattataaaaaaattttcaCGTCAGCACCGGTAATGATATATAGGACAACCAagtccatgtcaacaatttccgacttaaattggccaaataaaataaattggtgTCAATGCGAAAATGTTtgtgactaaattgatcaaattaaaagatttaagattaaattagtatcaatgcaataggttGAGAAATATTTGGTATTTTGCTCCTTTTCTCCAAGGGAGTGTGGTGGTAGGACTCGAGCTGCTAAGCTCAAACTGGGCAAGACTTTTCATGCGATTCTTTCATAGCTTAAGAGTTTGtgtacaaaataataatttaaccGCCAACAGGGGGATGTCACACGAAAGATTTTTGTACGGGCGTCGGCTTTGGTGGGGAGGCCCCCCGCGGGAGGGCTCCGCAGAAGCAAGCAGCATCAATTGTCGGCCAGCCTAGGACCTCGCCGTAAGTTCTCACgccaaaattctaattttgatCGGGTTGTTTTCCTTACTCAATAGCTTCAGGCAACATTTCACTGGTCTCGACACCTGGTCGGTCACTCCTCCATCTCCTGCTCTAGAAAGGCGGAGTAGGCCAGTGCATGAGgtgtttatttctctatttgttTATAATAAATAGGTTCGCTTACGAGTCTCAGCATCCGTTGTAGTCTAGTTGGTTAGGATACTCGGCTCTCACCCGAGAGACCCGGGTTCAAGTCCCGGCAacggaaatttttttccttttcccgtTTACGACATCATGTAACCTGTTTCTTCACATGCCAACGATGCGATGATCTCTTCATAGACCCCACCATCTCGGTCTCCCTAAGCCTCATCCTACGTGACAATCTATGGCTGATTCAGTCTCTTTTTGGACATGGTACTTTAAGCTCGAGCTTACCGATCCTCAAACCTTACGCGACTCTATGGAAAGGAGCTCGAATTCGTGCTGAAAGTGTGAAGAAGCAATAGGTTTTTTGGGTAGAGAGACGCAAGAGTTTCTAATAAGTGAGCTTTGGAAAGTAATGGAAGATCTCTCTAAGGCCCTCCTTCAACACCTTCTGCTTCCAtcattttctctccttttcctccttCAAGCTTGCATCATAAACCATGACGAGCTGAGTGGGGCCAGCAGAAGGTCAACTGACCGGACCGGGGAGATCGCAGACGTCCACGTGGCGAAAAAAATATCGCCTCCGATCACGTGTCGAATCCGGAGCTGGCGAGCCGTGGCCGTCCACGAGCAGATCCCCAATTCACCCCAAATCTTCTGGGGTTAAACCAAAGCCATCAATCAGCGAGatgaaagaaaacaacaaaagggaGATGAACGGGAGAAAATTGAAGCCTCACATTCACTTTCCAGAAAGAATCTCCTCTCAAACGGACAAATTACACAGAGCCGAGATGGCCTCATTTTGGTGAACATACGACAGCAGTTTGTCCAATTCTCCAAACAGCGAGTAGGGAAAAGAACAAAGGTATCAGACCATTTTGAGGTcttcaattataataaataaaaaaaatgacttcttttAAGAGGTTATTATTGAACTTCTCATCTGAGCCACTTGATGCGAGCCCCGCCAAGTAAGCAAAGGTTATCATCCATGTGGCAGGGCTCGATTGGGCGGTGCACCGCAGCCTCAAACGGGACATCTAAGGAAATACGCTCCAGCAATTATATAAGAGATCAGCAGAGGGTGTGTGCATGTGTGGTTAAGAGAGGCtaaagagggagggagaagcTTTGAGAAGAGATAAGGTAACACAGTTTTTGCTTGCCGGGCTGTGCTCGAGTTTGGCCTTTGCAAGCGAAAAACAATGGCCTCGGCTTCTCTCCTCAAGTCATCTCCCGTGCTCGACAAGTCGGAGTTTGTGAAGGGCACGCAGACTCTCCGCACCCCGTCTCTCGCCGCCGTCCGCTACCACCCCACCACCGCCCCCTCCGCTCTCGTCGTCAAAGCCAGTGCCTATGCTGATGAGCTCGTCAAGACTGCGGTACGTGGTCCGCCCATATCCTTCATTACTTCAAAGATAATCCCAAGTGCATGAGTGAGTAATGTAACTTGCGAGAGTTCATACACCGTGATGGTAAAGCCTAGAGAATATGAATAGTCACTTTAGACATTCAAACTTTAGCAAAGTGATTGCACAACTCATTCAGAATACAGTAATGCAACTTTCTGTCATGTCGAATTCTGTAACTCAATGAATCTACCAAAACATGGATTGGAAGGCAGCCAGAAACAAGAATGCTAGTATCGATGAAGTCGGTGAAGTAGAAAGTATGCACGAAAATATAGATACAATAACAAGTGAGATAACGAAGATATAattactgaccaaaaaaaaaacaaagatataaTTTAACGGCCCTGTTCTTTCTTGATGGGGGATGATCATCATATCAGAAAACAGTTGCATCACCCGGGAGAGGAATCCTGGCCATGGACGAGTCAAACGCAACCTGCGGGAAGCGTTTGGCGTCGATCGGGCTAGAGAACACCGAGGCCAACCGCCAGGCCTACAGGACACTCCTGGTCAGTGCTCCGGGGCTTGGCCAGTACATCTCTGGTGCTATCCTCTTCGAGGAGACTCTCTACCAATCCACCACCGACGGCCGCAAGATGGTCGACGTCCTCGTTGAGCAGAACATTGTCCCTGGTATTAAAGTCGACAAGGTAAGTCCCTGTTTACACTGATTTCAGTTAAAAAGTGAGGCAATAACTGATATGTTTCCATAGTCTTTGCTGCATCAAATTGTTAGCTAGTTCATGTTGAAAAAGGCTCATTTTAACATGTAAATTTTGGTGTCTTGATTATTCTCAAAAATAACGTAAGATGTGTATGCCTTTTGCGGACAACAGGGTTTGGTGCCTTTGGCTGGGTCCAACGACGAGTCCTGGTGCCAAGGGCTCGATGGATTAGCATCCCGCACGGCTGCTTACTACCAGCAGGGTGCACGCTTTGCTAAATGGTACGAGGACATTCCTCTTACTCTTACATGTTTCTGAATTTAGACTAATATATCATGTCACTTAGTTCCATTGTCTCCGATTAATTGAAAACTCCATAAATCAATTAACTCCAGAGACGAAATCTGCAGGAGAACTGTGGTGAGCATCCCCAATGGCCCATCTGCCCTGGCCGTGAAGGAAGCCGCCTGGGGTCTTGCCCGCTACGCTGCCATTTGCCAAGTAAGTCGCAGATTATCCCAAACCGGTTCACTTAATAGACATGGTCAGCTATCTGGTCAGCTCGCCAGCCAGCCAGCCAATTGATGCGATAATGAGATAAATAGTCGATGTGTGCATTTGTTGTTCGGCTGTCTGTCTTCACCATCAGATGCATGGGATAAGATTTGGTTGGACGACGGTCAATTTACTGACGACATTTGTGTGACTGACGATGATGCATAGGACAATGGATTGACCCCAATAGTGGAGCCGGAGATCTTGCTGGATGGAGAGCACGGGATCGAGAGGACATTCGAGGTGGCCCTGAAGGTGTGGGCGGAGGTGTTCTACTACATGGCTGAGAACAATGTACTGTTCGAGGGCATCCTCTTGAAACCCAGCATGGTCACTCCCGGCGCTGAGTGCAAAGAGAGGGCCACTCCCCAGCAAGTCGCCGAGTACACCCTCAAGCTCCTCCACCGCAGGATCCCGCCTGCCGTTCCCGGAATCATGGCAAGTCCTCTCCTAGTTTCCTAGTTTCCTAGTTGAAGTCATTCGCTTATTGATCGTCTTCATGTTCTACAATAAGCGCTTAGGACATATGAGTCCGAGGAATCTTTGATTACAAGTAACGGTTGTCTTTTGAATTGAGCAGTTCTTGTCTGGTGGGCAATCCGAGGTCGAAGCAACCCTGAACCTGAACGCGATGAACCAGTCCCCGAACCCATGGCACGTGTCCTTCTCCTACGCTAGAGCCCTCCAGAACACCTGCTTGAAGACGTGGGGAGGCAGGCCCGAGAACGTGAAGGCCGCTCAGGATACGCTCCTGGTCCGTGCCAAGGCCAACTCCCTCGCCCAGCTCGGCAAGTACACCGGTGAAGGCGAGTCTGAGGAGGCCAAGAAGGGAATGTTCGTCAAGGGATACGTGTACTAAGGCGATGCACTGAAACTCCATGAGCTCAGAAGATGATCACAGGTTTAGTTATGATAATGATGGTGGCGGATGGAGCATTGGAAGCTATGAAGAAGTAGAACAGCTaattcctccctccctccctctctctctctctctctctctctctccaatctgTCGAATCTCCGTGTCATATATATGATTATACATGCATGGTGactttttgtttgttgatgGTCTGGCACTCTTTAGTTGCTTAATAAAACATCTTGATGACGAGATCTCTGTACTTCTGGATTTATGAGTATGTCCAGtagccttttcttcttcagagaGTTATGGCTGCTCATTTGCAGCTCGGTGAAGAATCATTTCTTCATCCTAGAAAGAAACTCAAACTGCATGAAACTGAAGGGAGTTAATTATTGGTCAATTAAAGCATAACTTGCTACTAGTCAGAATCTTAAGTAAATCTGCGAGCCTCGTTTGATCGAGCTCAATTTAGAGACGATTGATTCCGGTTATGGACCTGTAAGTACACTGTACACATGTAACTCAGATTTGCATTTAAACTACTCATTACCAGCACTCCGCAAGAACACAGGAAAGTTCAACCTTGCATCCTCGTGCATCAATAATCTGAAAGAACTAGAGTTTTCACAATCATTCAACAGTGGCATGACTGTTCAGTtgttttacattaaaaaaaaaaaaattgcccgTTTTACCGCAACACAAATGTTCATATAAACTCAATATGGATAGTTGGATATTGTTCCACGAGTATAAATGTTAAGAAAAGGATTCTGTCCAATCAATTGCAGATGGATTCAAAGCCAACAATGGCAGTGGGATTCATCTGATATAACCGCTAGGCACGCGGATGCACGGACTTTCACTCAGTACAGCTTAACATAATTATGGAAGGAGAGATTGGTAAGTGTTACGTTATACTTATGGTGAACATAAGTGTTAcctaataattattaaaatattaaaacccAATGACTGAACGTATTACAGCCGCCCTAAATACAGAAATTATTgagggtagattagaagaagaaaatatcagaTGTAAAAACTCGAATATCTTAAGTAACACACGCAAGTCTATAGAACTTGAAATGTTTAAAGGAAAAGACTAAATCCTTGTCTCAGTAACAAGCAGCATGAGAGTGCCCGCCCAGATTCTGCAGCTGTAGAGTAGAATGAGGATGGATTAAAAGCTTAACTTCTTTCTCGGTCTTTGGCATTAATGAATTGCCCATTACGCAATTATAGATGATCAGCCACGGGCCCACAGGAAATAAGAGTGGTCACTTGTATTGGTTTCTTTTTCCGAAACTCTTCCACAATAAAACTGACAAACATATCCACCCTCTAACCTCAACCGCGTAGCCTCACACGCTACCTTTTTTTCACCTTATCATAGGTCCACAAACATTTCTCCTGAGATGCCCAAGGAAACTTTTAGTTCTGACCATATATTTGAGACAGGTCCCGTAGGACCAATATACGAGGCAGACCGGACACAACTCATCATCAAATCAACTTGGGACATCAAAAGTAAAGAATCTATTGAAACTTCAAAATCAGAAGATAAAATTGTTGAACATACTCATGATCGTCTAGcatctttttcgtttttttttcccatgtcAACAAGTAAACTTTTAGCGTGAAAAAAGTGTATTAAAGGTCAAGCTACCTTTGCACAAGCTTATGTTCTCATAATTTCAAGACAGGTGCATAATAAACTTAAAAAGCAATAACATCAGACATCTAATGCTTAATGCATCCTCTTGACTGTTTTTCTCCCCTCAGTCTGAACTGTGACTGAATGGCACCAGCAACCTGACCAAACTAGACCTTAAAATGAAGAGAATTGATATGGTTTCACATCGAAGTTTGCATGACTTCCAGCTCTAAGCAAATTGCTTCAACACCTCAGCATTAAGAATGGGTGGAAACAGAATTTACAATCTACTGTCCATTTAAAATGGCATTATACTTCACAAACTAACCTGATTCAAAATGAATCTTCGCCATCCAATTAGAAAATTCACTTCATTCCCTGGCAATTTATCTATTGTCCGTGCAAAAACTGATGAAAGCTACGCCAATCCTTAAGTTTATGCAAGGTGAAGGAATCAAAAGAGTAGTAAAAGTTTTCTGCAATTTAATATTCAACATCCCATCAATTCCTTCTAGGATAACTCTCATATTATCCCTTGAAAAAGAGACATAGGCCCCACGCCAACTGAAACAAGCATGATAGACAAAACACAAGTTTCAGAGAAAAATCTCTTGCCAGATGAGTACCTAAAAGTGGATGCTAAACAATCAGTCGACTAAATGTGTTTGCTACTTGCTCTTGGATGCCAAAAGTTATTCTATCATCACAGAGTGTCCATTAAAAATGAAGCTGACAAAAGCCACCATGTACCAAGAGTTGATTCTGTTGACTAGGTTGTAGCACATTAGAACATTCTGTGACACATCAGAATCGTCTGAAATCCCTTCTCTCACCATAACACAAGCATCCTTATTCCTTCAGAAAGTTAAGTGAATCTCCCAGCTAAAAGAGCAGAGATGGTGAGCAGGACAAGCAGGCGATTACAGTGCAGATGCTGCCCCAACAAGCTACAAAAGTTTTTCATGTGCTTTGCTTCCTGTCATAATGCAGCGAAAGCAAGGAAGAGTCAGTCTGAGTGGCAAGAGTAAATAAAGGTACCAAGGGTTTCCGTGGAACCAAGGTCGTTGCCTTCTTTAACTAAACCCATCCGCCCATCCTGGATGTACATTGCATATTTACATATGGACAAGATAGCAACTCTGATTATGCGTCAGATTGCTGACTACTTTGctcaaataatcaacttttagTGCACCCAGAATAACTAGCTTTATTGGGATTTGCAAACTTAACAATCGGATATGAATTATTGGCAGGAGCGGATTACCATTGAAAGACAATGGTTCTAAATTGAACCATCATCTGACCTAATTacaaaaactacattttttgttgttaaattttgactaatttgCCATCCTGCATATCGTAGGGCTATCTCACTTAAGTGCCCCACGTATCTGTTATAAAATGAATGTTGAATACACTGGATGTTATATAATCTTTAAGCATTGTTTATCTTATGTCGAAGTTAAATTGGACTTATCCAAAAACTAATGGCATCTCTTAGAAAAAACAACATCCTAGCACGGTGAGTCCATTGGGATAGAAATTTCTCCAGGAACTGAAAACAACTGTTGGATTCCCAGAGCATTGAATCTagaaacttacaaaaataaaaggtgGGGAAGGGAGAAAATTACAGAGCACACATTTGCTTACATCTCAGGCTGTCTATCAAATGATCCAACAGGAACAACACCGGCAGATTCAAGATTAGAGCCATTTGTTACGTCCATATCCTGTTCCATCAGTTGAGAAAGACAACTTTAAGTGAAGAAATCAGATTTCACAACATGCAGAGAGGAGATTATCTCACATAAATCAACCTAAAAGAACAAAGGACCATGGGGGGCCAGCAATGATCGCAATAAACTGCATACCTCGTTCATTGAAGTCTGCCCTTTAGTCCTTTGAGGCCGAGAATTGAGATCAATCATTTTGTCCTGCATCTTGCCTTCTCCGCTAGAAATAGCATCTCCGACAGGTACTGGAGATGCCCTGTGATTCTGCTGGACCTCTTTCATTGCAAGCTTATGTGGCTGATCTTTCTCCCTCTTCACCTCATTCTGATTAGGCGTTTGCGATTCTAATCGACCAGGTTTATCCCCAGGAAACTACAGAAGCAGCAAAAGATTATGAAAAATCCGAGCGGCTTTGCACGAACAAATTCACAaaccctcctccctctctctctctctctctctctctaatggaAAAGAGACAAACCTCGACTCTCTGCCTCAGTAAGAGATATCTCCCATGGGTTCTCTTGCCGCCAACATGCACGAGCATGTCGCATTGCAGGCAGAGGGAACTACCATCTATCTCACAGTAAAAGAAGGCTACACAGATTGTGTCCAAAACAGACAGTAAATTGAAAACCTCAAGTCAGGAAGAGGAAAACaaacacaacaacaacaaaaaaagaaacagtaaCACCTTCATACCGGGGGCATTCTCACATATATCGCAACGCTGGACCTCACTAGGATCGGCGAGCCCGACGCGCACATGCCGACTCGCCAGCTTGTTGCACAGATGAACCTGCAACGCCAATGCACAGCAATTGACACTTTGGGTGAACATCAAGGCCGTTCACCAATTCTACAGGGAAAACA
Above is a window of Eucalyptus grandis isolate ANBG69807.140 chromosome 9, ASM1654582v1, whole genome shotgun sequence DNA encoding:
- the LOC104418880 gene encoding fructose-bisphosphate aldolase 1, chloroplastic, encoding MASASLLKSSPVLDKSEFVKGTQTLRTPSLAAVRYHPTTAPSALVVKASAYADELVKTAKTVASPGRGILAMDESNATCGKRLASIGLENTEANRQAYRTLLVSAPGLGQYISGAILFEETLYQSTTDGRKMVDVLVEQNIVPGIKVDKGLVPLAGSNDESWCQGLDGLASRTAAYYQQGARFAKWRTVVSIPNGPSALAVKEAAWGLARYAAICQDNGLTPIVEPEILLDGEHGIERTFEVALKVWAEVFYYMAENNVLFEGILLKPSMVTPGAECKERATPQQVAEYTLKLLHRRIPPAVPGIMFLSGGQSEVEATLNLNAMNQSPNPWHVSFSYARALQNTCLKTWGGRPENVKAAQDTLLVRAKANSLAQLGKYTGEGESEEAKKGMFVKGYVY
- the LOC104418881 gene encoding B-box zinc finger protein 19 is translated as MRTICDVCENAAAIFFCAADEAALCRACDEKVHLCNKLASRHVRVGLADPSEVQRCDICENAPAFFYCEIDGSSLCLQCDMLVHVGGKRTHGRYLLLRQRVEFPGDKPGRLESQTPNQNEVKREKDQPHKLAMKEVQQNHRASPVPVGDAISSGEGKMQDKMIDLNSRPQRTKGQTSMNEDMDVTNGSNLESAGVVPVGSFDRQPEMKQST